ATAGCACATATGGAAATAGTGAAATTAGGAAATTAGGAAATTGCCTATTCCTAAGCATTTCATCACTGAATATACCACTGGATTTGAAAGAGGGCTAgttattctattttcttctacAGGAATTTAGGATTTCCCCCCACCATCTCCAGCTATGTGCAATAAAAGCTCTAGTTACAAGAGTCCTGAACCTAGTGAGGTATATTGGCTAGGTGACTGGCAAGTCTGGATTAAATAAAGATACATAAATCTAAAACCCAAATCAGATTTTTCACTAATTCTCCCTGCTCCCTGAAACAGAGGACCTTCACCACAGCTGGGACTGTTACACAGGGGATTTAATGAGCATGTCTTGTCTTTAGGTTAGATTTATGGAGAAGTGATAGTTATGTACTCTTAATCCGTGGTTATTGAAACTATGGATTCGGTAATATTTCTGGACAAGAGGGATATATAGAATAAGTAGAAAGAGATCCATGGAGAGGAATACAGTTATTAATGGAAGTTGTGGCATCAACAATATAAAAGGAGTCAAACAAAGCAACAAGGAGAaggtattttgagacagaaagaaaaataggttaGAATgtgacacagaaatgaaaaacgcatttcaaagagaaaatataatgaCTACTGAACAAATATCAACAGAGTCTTCTGAAAATTTATCATAATTTCATCGAAgtgccatttaaattttttctaggaaaaaaatggaCTTCAAAGAGTTATGGATACAAAGGTTTATGAGAATGGTGTGGAAAATCACTTATTGATTTAAGAAATACAGCTCGTCATAGTGATTCATGGAAGGATTACAGTGGCAATTAGAATAAGATAGAGAACGTTAGCAGGAGGAAACCATGACACATATTATAACAAAATGTGTTTAAACctgtaacataaaaaaaaaaaaaccccatatgtcagaaggaaaagaaaatacagggtttggggagaaagctaatgaacaaacaaaaaagctaatTGTTTAGAAGAGAATATAATTAGGAATAGTAGCTGCCAGAGAAGAGCTTCCCTTTCTGCTGGAGTAAAGAATGCCAGAGGAAAAGAAGTGAGAGTTTGTAACATTGTAACCAACATCTTACCATCAAGAGAGAGGAGCTATTTATAGAGTTGAGGCGGGGTGAAATTTATGAATAGAAATGGCTGGAAATCAGCCAGGGAATTAAAAGCTACAGGATTTTCATGGGAATCCTTCCAGAATCGTGATTTTTTCTCCAATATCATTAAGCTTCTCTGTTGGAAAAACAGAATATATAGATTATAATGTGAGATATTCAGGCACAGGGGGGTAGACAGTGAAAGGAGCAAGGATGTGGTGTCAGGTGGCAAAGGAGCAGCTAATGCATTATATATAGCATGAGTAAAATGTGAGAGAAATGTGAATCAGAAAGAGGAGGTAATGGCAGCAACGGTAACCAGTGAGAATATGGGTTTCACATTAAGGATTTCTGTGAGGTTCTGGGGCTTGAAAATGAGAATTAATGAAGGAGAGCTATATGGTCAGAGAGATTGGTGTATTCCTTAGTCAGTAAAGAGGAGTGGTGATTTTaagcaaacaaatacacaaagCTTTTGAATTTATAGCCCTTACAGGACTGAGGGAGTACTGTGGTGGATGGAATTTTGGTTTCATTTACAGTGGGGTTTCCATgatgcccccaaaataattttgcaCAAGCCTGTTgaaggaagaaaatctttgttCACCCAAATTGAGTAAAAAGTAAACATCACACTGGGTGGGATTGCAGGCTTCAAGAAGATAGTTGGAGAAATAGTCATTTAATATATCTATCTCTCtaagtaattttataaaaatataaactgactCCTTAGACATTCACCTTTTGGTAGAATTAATAGTGCACTAAGAGGCCAAGTGGTCAGAAACAAATGTTCCATGAGGAATCATATAATCAATTGTGAAGCTTTATAGAGTACTTCCCAAACATAAGATTCTAGGATGCTGGGGTGCAATAAATCCCCATCAGAGGAGAAATCAGCTTTCCCTTTGGCATTAAGTCATCCTCAGAGCAAAGCCTCCTTCAGGTACTGTTGACTCTTGTATGTCGTGGTCATAGCCCAACTGTGCTCTGTCACAGCTGACGGAGACACCAAAAGGCTCAGTTAAGTGTGAAAAAGTAAAGATGGACTGGTGAGAAGACAGTTTCCTTGGAAACTAAGTTCTTCTTCTcacttcagagagaaaaaaaaatcagtacatcATATACTTATAATTAAAATGTGCCTGATTGAACAAATATTCTAgataatggtgtgtgtgtgtgtgtgtgtgtgtgtgtgtgtgtgtatgtgtgtgtgtgatgaggtGGGAATTGAATAGTCAGGATTAGGAAAGTAAGGGCGAATAAGAGCAATACCAAATGTCAGGAACAGAATAATTAGATCAATCCAGAGAGTTTACAAGTGGTTCCTGTCTGTAGATTCTGGACATATCTGAGATCTAAACTGATTGAATGACCACACATCAGTGACTAAGGAGTTCTCTCAATCCTGGATTACCTAGTAATCACCTAAGCAAATGCTTAGAGCAGCACACAAGTGGGGTTTTCAATTAAACTGATTTTTCAATACAGAGATAATCTTGAAGGAGACCACCTAgcttttgcatatatatacacattttttgtaCCTTCCAAAGGAATATAAGTTAAGACTTAGCATTGTATTTTCATTGAAATTCAgcaaatgagagaataaattttgtcaaaatgtccatatatCTACATCTTGCCTCGGTGGACCCCTTGGAGTAGAGGCTCTTAGAGAAGAATTAAAGTATTTAGAGGGATGGCCAGGAATAGCTATTGCAAATATctataaagtgattttttatCATTAAGCAAGAGGTTAGAAACCCAGGAACTGGATGCAGGGTATAGTTGAACCATAGGGCCAAATATCCCAGTGTGAAAACGGAACCCCAAGATAGTCAAACAAGTTCAGTCTCATGTTCTGATACAAGTGAGTTCTGTACCTTTGTTGTTTGGCCGTCCTGATCTTGGCACAGAACTTCATCTTCGTAAAAGGCATTCAATAAAAAGATGTTGAAATTAACTTAATTCCAAATTAATATTGTGCCTACTTTCAGTATGTGAGaggcaaataaactttaaaaaaattacactaaCGCTTAAATAGGGGAATTGCCAGCGCACgtgaaatttaaaacatgttcTGCCACTTTCAGAGCAGAATGATGGCAGAGTACAGGGAGTCTAGCTGGGTAATAGTTCCCAAAGGTGGCTCATTAGAAATATGCTAAaactggttatttaaaaaatttttttgatgtttatttttgagacacagagagacagagtgtgggggggggggcacagagagtgggagacacagaatctgaagcaggttccaggctctgagctgtcagcacagagcctgacacgaactagaacccatgaaccgtgagatcgtgacctgagccaagtcagacacttaactgactgagccacccaggtgccaaaattggttattttttattagaaataatatcaTAACCTGAATCCcactgaaaaaatataattacttatTTACTATTGCATAGTATATTTGAAGTATAGATGTTCAATGGTTTTGatactttctgatttattttaataaaataatattaagatcAGTTTTcctatatacatatgaaaatggaaatgttattttaataatagaaaaactTCTTGatgaaataatcagagaaatattTGATTTGGGGCTCTTattcaatcagaaaaaaatatcccGAGTtcaattttcaaatgagaaataaattttccaaTGAGCAAATCTTGTAAAACACTTTAGTCTAACTTAAGtttgtcttatttattctttgtcatgataaattttatttttatttgaattatttgtctctaaaatatcaaattttatctacatttttttcagaaaatttcctTAGATTCCAACTTCGGGATAAAGGCAGATTCTAAATACACCGTTATAATCTCTTCTACATGCTCCATATGCATAATTTTACACTACAGCTTGTCATGTGGCATTGCCACAGGCAGATCATTGCTTCCTGAGGTCAAAGTCCCCACTTCATGACTTCTTGTTTGCGTAAGAGAGAGAATAGCTCCTCAAGAGTGAgtgtttcattattgttattgttgttattttacttCTGACTGCCTGACTGAAAGATTTTAAACTTCTTtggtaaaaaaaacaagaaagaagtttAACATAGAGCATCAGTTAAATTCCCCAATCCTATCCAAGATAAGTCATTTAGGGAGCCTGTGTCTGCGTTCCTGGACGCATTTAATTGTCCCATCAAAAAATGACTATGTCTGACAAACTGCCATTGAAATCACACTCAGCCTCTGATTGTATGAATGCaagtgagaagagaaaacagCAGACAGACACTCAATGCATACTGGCACTTTGAATCAGAAGCTGTAAACCAAGAGTCTCTAAAACCAACATGCTCAAGCTCAATGGCACAGTCTTCATGCCCTCAGTGCTGACACTGGTCGGGATCCCTGGCTTGGAATCTGTGCAGTTCTGGATTGGAATTCCTTTCTGTGCCATGTACATCACTGCTCTGTTTGGGAATTCTCTGCTCCTGGTCATCATCAAATCGGAACACAGTCTCCATGAGCCCATGTACCTCTTCCTGGCAATGCTTGGAGCAACAGACATTGCTCTCAGTACCTGCATCCTACCCAAAATGCTAGGAATATTCTGGTTCCATTTACCAGACATATATTTCGATGCCTGTCTCTTTCAGATGTGGCTTATCCACACCTTCCAGTGTATCGAATCAGGAATTCTGCTGGCCATGGCCCTggaccgctatgtggccatctgtgaTCCCCTGAGACATGCAATCACCTTTACCCACCAACTCCTCACTCAGATTGGGGTTGCAGTGACACTCAGAGCAGTCATCTTTTCAGCTCCATGTCTCATCCTCATCAAATGTCGGCTGAAACACTTCCGGACCACTGTGGTCTCCCATTCATACTGTGAGCACATGGCCGTCGTGAAGTTGGCAGCAGAAGATATTCGAATCAACAAGATCTATGGTCTGTTTGTGGCTTTCATTATACTTGGATTTGACATAATCGTTATCATACTCTCCTATATCCGAATATTTGTAACTGTCTTCAATCTGCCTCAGAGAGAATCTAGGCTCAAAGCCTTTAACACCTGCATTGCCCATATTTGTGTCTTCCTTGAGTTTTATCTCCTaggtttcttctccttctttacaCACAGGTTCGGGTTCCACATTCCACCCTACATTCATATTCTTCTGTCCAATCTTTATCTGCTTGTCCCTCCTTTGCTCAATCCTATTGTGTATGGGGTGAAAACCAAACAGATTAGAGATCGGTTGTCCAAGATTTTTTCACTCTAAGGATCCATTTTGATTTCTCACTATCTTACTTGatttcaaacaaaaacaaccacaaaacagtgaaaaaaacatTGATTAAAGTCTATGTTTTCTCAAGTTCATTGTGCACaggaatataaaattatagttttgCATTCAAGAAAGTAAGGCTCTGactcctattttaaaattttcacttgttttttgggggtgcctgggtggctcagtcggttgagcgtccgacttcagctcaggtcacgatctcatagtccatgagttcgagccctgcgttgggctctgggctgatggctcagagcctggagcctgcctccaattctgtgtctccctctctctctgccccttccccgttcatgctctgtctctctctgtctcaaaaataaataaacgttaaaaaaataaataaaataaaattttcacttgTTTCAGATACAAAGTTAATTGAAACACACAGAGATAATCATATCTATTCCACACATGACAGACAAAAGTTATGAATACATTTTTGAAGCTCAATCAGCCCTCAGTCACTAAGACAGAcatttcttaaaatcaaattaaatattaatatttggcCTCTGTATACAAACATCAAATGGCCTTTTTGCTACTA
This genomic stretch from Lynx canadensis isolate LIC74 chromosome D1, mLynCan4.pri.v2, whole genome shotgun sequence harbors:
- the LOC115526279 gene encoding LOW QUALITY PROTEIN: olfactory receptor 52A5-like (The sequence of the model RefSeq protein was modified relative to this genomic sequence to represent the inferred CDS: deleted 1 base in 1 codon), with the protein product MLKLNGTVFMPSVLTLVGIPGLESVQFWIGIPFCAMYITALFGNSLLLVIIKSEHSLHEPMYLFLAMLGATDIALSTCILPKMLGIFWFHLPDIYFDACLFQMWLIHTFQCIESGILLAMALDRYVAICDPLRHAITFTHQLLTQIGVAVTLRAVIFSAPCLILIKCRLKHFRTTVVSHSYCEHMAVVKLAAEDIRINKIYGLFVAFIILGFDIIVIILSYIRIFVTVFNLPQRESRLKAFNTCIAHICVFLEFYLLGFFSFFTHRFGFHIPPYIHILLSNLYLLVPPLLNPIVYGVKTKQIRDRLSKIFHSKDPF